Proteins encoded by one window of Actinocorallia herbida:
- a CDS encoding type I polyketide synthase translates to MSDQIRTLLKRVSAELFETREQLKEARDGRHEPIAIVGAACRFPGGVTSPEELWELVAEGRDAVGGFPEDRGWNLEKLFHPDPAHSGTSTTRHGAFLSDIAGFDAEFFGISPREALATDPQQRLLLETSWEAFERARIDVSGLRGSRTGVFAGVNGQDYAARLPSVPASVEGHLALGTAASVTSGRLSYWYGFEGPAVTVDTACSSSLVALHLAVRSLRDGESDFALVSGSTVMSSPVNFVEFSRQRGLSPDGRCKAFAEGADGTGWAEGVAVVLVQRLSDALRDGRRILGVVRGTAVNQDGASNGLTAPNGPAQRRVIRDALADARLTPDDIDVIEAHGTGTALGDPIEAEALIGAYAPGRARPLWLGSVKSNIGHTQAAAGLAGLLKLLGAFAHRTLPATLHITEPTRLIDWSATPLTLLTAPVPWPETDAPSRAAVSAFGVSGTNAHVILEQPPAALSSNPAEPHPRADGAGVRSASRPQEPAKETPRPAPGSTGEEVRPTDPSGAAPSEGRVPGSGPDRLEGAPGLPGAGETSSGASDFAERRAVAWPLSARTPGAIEAVAGRLARRAEGIGAAGAKDVGLSLAVTRAALPERAVVVAPPGGLRAALEGLAGGDPGVNVVRGRAEGAGLAFLFTGQGSQRAGMGRDLHGRFPVFAAAFDAAVGELDRNLVGFAPRPVRDVVFEGGPLLDETLYAQTGLFAVETALYALFEAWGVRPGLLAGHSIGEVSAAYAAGVWTLPDAARLVAARARLMQGLPRGGAMVAVEAAEEEVVPLLAGREGEVAIAAVNAARSVVLSGVEGPVLEVAERLAAEGRRTRRLRVSHAFHSPLLDPMLAEFGDVAADLSYTLPTVPVFSGVTGREADALTDPAYWVRQVRDAVRFHDVLGGLAKAGAASFVELGPDGVLSALAAQAVEGAAIPALRRDRDEEETVLLALGHVHAHGGAVAWERLFPEAKTVDLPVYPFQRRRFWLEADASGDASAFGLEPTGHPLLPAAGDLPGQDGTVLTGRISTAAHPWLADHVVQGAVVVPGTAFVEFALRAGAAAGTPVVAELVIEAPLVLPPGATADLRVVLAEPDGHGGRALTVHARVGAEWTRHAHGRLAPEEPAPAPEGVAAPEGAALAATPEEIYDALARTGLDYGPAFQGVTEVRRDGPALVAEVSLGDAERHSAGSFGLHPALLDAALHPAAHAADVPEGHSLLPYAWYGVRLHAPGAADLRVRLDPRAEHEFTIRAASPEGAPVLTVDALRARPVPLGGLAAAPRSLYRVTWAKAPEAPADPLSVDVLPAFPDPADDPVRATRALTAQVLAALQAHPDDAPALAVITPDPRHDPAASAVWGLVRAAQAERPGRYLLAAPTTPKPEPTGLETSPGPATESSAFVHGDLAAAHGAGPSRTPEPEFGPIGPGVRFGGLPEGVLRAFGAGETQVLFGEDGVVVPRLERAAAPVGEAREVDPEGLVLVTGGTGGLGAEVARHLVTARGVRRLLLAGRRGAGAPGALALVAELNGLGAEVEVVAVDVSDRAALAAVLEGREPSAVYHLAGVVDDGALGSLTAERVAGVLAAKADAAWHLHELTLDRELDAFVLFSSVAGVLGSAGQGGYAAANGFLDGLAALRTSQGLPAQSLAWGLWEGESGITAHLTAADLARAARRGVRALPVAEGLALLDAARRDGAPLLVPAALDLTAEDPGPLLRGLARPRRRAAAPRADAAAPTGEALLDLVRAQAAAVLGDPSGAVPADRAFTDLGLDSLTSVELRDRLSAALGRRLPATLTFDHPTPAALAAALDAEARPVGKEARRAAAPDEPIAIIGMACRLPGGVASPEELWDLVAEGRDAVTGFPDNRGWDLEGLYDPDPDVPGKSTVRHGGFLHDAGEFDAPFFGISPREALATDPQQRLLLETSWEAFERAGIDPSGLRGSRTGVFAGVMYHDYTPRIGEAPAALEGYLANGSAGSVASGRISYSFGFEGPAVTVDTACSSSLVALHLAAQSLRSGESDLALAGGVAIMSSPAVFVEFSRQRGLSPDGRCKAYADAADGTGWAEGVAVLLVERLSDAVRNGHRVLAVVRGTAVNQDGASNGLTAPNGPAQQRVIRRALDAAGLGPADVDAVEGHGTGTRLGDPIEAQAVLATYGGERAHPLLLGSLKSNIGHTQAAAGAAGVIKMVGALARGVLPKTLHVDSPTGQVDWDSGAVELLTEQRAWPETGRPRRAAVSAFGVSGTNAHVILEQAPAEPEPEPGADDPGAPWPVSGRTPAALAAQAAALSALDGSVKTVDVGASLVRGRSAFDERAVVLADHRTALAALAEGTTPAQAVRGKADLSGKTVFVFPGQGPQWAGMGAELLDSSPVFAAKIAEAARALAPHTDFDLEAVLRTGDGLDRVEVVQPALWAVNVALADVWRAQGVVPAAVVGHSQGEIAAAVVAGALSLEDGARVVALRSRALRALAGTGGMAALETTREEAEERIAGRDAAVAAVNAPRATVLAGSRADLEAIVAEVTASGRRARLIDVDYASHSPHVAAIESDVLAALAGVRPAPSEIPILSTVTADWIDTTALDASYWFANLRSEVRFADAVRVLAEAGHDAFVEVSPHPVTVSALQETLEDAGRPEAVAAGTLRRGEGGTGRFLRSAAELWVRGVPVDWRPALDGGVDTPLPTYRFQRARYWLEQDHTGGGTVRADLPAEPAPQSSPHAFAGLAGEDLDEALTRLVRAESAAVLGLAGPAEVEEGRAYRDVGLDSLAAVDLRNRLGAATGLRLPATLVFDHPTPRDITAFLRAELGGQGGGVAFPSLDASVAYLEEAFAALDAADPGRAGLVARLRALLDGGRRDAGEVDLDTATDDELFELMDNL, encoded by the coding sequence ATGAGCGACCAGATCAGGACCCTTCTGAAGCGCGTGAGCGCCGAACTCTTCGAGACCCGCGAGCAGCTCAAGGAGGCCCGCGACGGGCGGCACGAGCCGATCGCGATCGTCGGGGCGGCCTGCCGGTTCCCCGGGGGCGTCACCTCCCCGGAAGAACTGTGGGAGCTGGTGGCCGAGGGCCGTGACGCGGTCGGCGGCTTCCCCGAGGACCGGGGCTGGAACCTCGAGAAGCTCTTCCACCCGGACCCCGCCCACTCGGGCACGTCCACGACCCGGCACGGCGCGTTCCTGTCGGACATCGCGGGATTCGACGCCGAGTTCTTCGGGATCTCTCCGCGTGAGGCGCTCGCCACGGACCCGCAGCAGCGGCTGCTCCTGGAGACGTCCTGGGAGGCGTTCGAACGGGCCAGGATCGATGTCTCCGGGCTGCGCGGAAGCCGGACGGGAGTCTTCGCGGGCGTCAACGGGCAGGACTACGCGGCCCGGCTCCCGTCCGTCCCGGCGTCGGTCGAAGGGCACCTCGCCCTCGGCACGGCCGCCAGCGTGACGTCCGGACGGCTCTCCTACTGGTACGGGTTCGAGGGTCCGGCCGTCACCGTCGACACGGCGTGCTCGTCGTCGCTGGTCGCGCTGCACCTCGCGGTGCGGTCGCTGCGCGACGGCGAGTCGGATTTCGCCTTGGTGAGCGGTTCGACCGTGATGAGTTCACCCGTGAACTTCGTGGAGTTCTCCCGGCAGCGCGGCCTTTCCCCCGACGGCAGGTGCAAGGCGTTCGCCGAAGGCGCCGACGGGACGGGCTGGGCCGAGGGCGTCGCCGTCGTGCTCGTCCAGCGGCTCTCGGACGCGCTGCGCGACGGCCGGCGGATCCTCGGCGTCGTGCGCGGCACCGCGGTCAACCAGGACGGCGCGTCCAACGGCCTCACCGCGCCGAACGGCCCCGCCCAGCGCCGCGTCATCCGCGACGCCCTGGCAGACGCCCGCCTGACGCCCGACGACATCGACGTGATCGAGGCGCACGGTACCGGCACCGCGCTCGGCGACCCGATCGAGGCGGAAGCCCTCATCGGCGCCTACGCCCCGGGTCGCGCCCGCCCGCTCTGGCTCGGCTCGGTCAAGTCGAACATCGGCCACACCCAGGCCGCCGCGGGCCTCGCGGGCCTCCTCAAGCTCCTCGGCGCCTTCGCCCACCGGACCCTGCCCGCCACCCTCCACATCACCGAGCCGACCCGCCTCATCGACTGGTCGGCCACCCCCCTGACCCTCCTCACCGCCCCCGTCCCCTGGCCCGAGACCGACGCCCCCTCGCGGGCCGCCGTCTCCGCCTTCGGCGTCAGCGGCACCAACGCCCACGTCATCCTCGAACAACCCCCCGCCGCCCTCTCCTCGAATCCCGCTGAGCCCCACCCGCGCGCTGACGGCGCAGGGGTCCGGTCCGCCTCGCGACCGCAGGAGCCGGCCAAGGAGACCCCGCGGCCCGCTCCCGGCTCGACCGGAGAAGAAGTCCGGCCCACCGACCCCTCCGGCGCGGCGCCGTCCGAAGGGCGGGTCCCCGGGTCGGGCCCTGACCGTCTTGAGGGGGCTCCGGGGCTTCCGGGCGCAGGGGAGACGTCGAGCGGAGCGTCCGACTTCGCCGAAAGGCGGGCGGTGGCGTGGCCGCTCTCGGCGCGGACGCCGGGGGCGATCGAGGCCGTCGCGGGGAGGCTCGCGAGGCGGGCCGAAGGGATCGGCGCGGCCGGGGCGAAGGACGTGGGGCTGTCGCTCGCGGTGACGCGGGCGGCACTGCCGGAGCGGGCCGTGGTGGTGGCGCCGCCCGGAGGGTTGCGGGCGGCGCTGGAAGGACTCGCCGGGGGAGATCCCGGGGTGAACGTGGTGCGGGGGAGGGCGGAAGGCGCGGGGCTGGCCTTTCTGTTCACCGGGCAGGGGAGCCAGCGCGCCGGCATGGGGCGGGACCTGCACGGGCGGTTCCCGGTGTTCGCGGCGGCGTTCGACGCGGCGGTCGGGGAACTCGACCGGAATCTCGTCGGTTTCGCGCCGCGGCCGGTGCGGGACGTCGTGTTCGAAGGCGGGCCGCTGCTGGACGAGACGCTCTACGCGCAGACCGGGCTGTTCGCGGTCGAGACGGCGCTGTACGCCCTCTTCGAGGCGTGGGGGGTGCGCCCCGGCCTGCTCGCCGGGCACTCGATCGGAGAGGTGTCGGCGGCCTACGCGGCAGGGGTCTGGACGCTGCCGGACGCCGCAAGGCTCGTCGCGGCCCGCGCGCGGTTGATGCAGGGGCTTCCACGCGGCGGCGCGATGGTCGCGGTCGAGGCCGCGGAGGAAGAGGTGGTGCCCCTTCTCGCGGGACGCGAGGGCGAGGTCGCCATCGCCGCGGTCAACGCGGCACGTTCGGTGGTGCTCTCCGGGGTCGAAGGCCCCGTTCTGGAAGTGGCCGAAAGGCTGGCCGCGGAGGGGCGGCGCACCCGGCGGCTGCGCGTCTCGCACGCGTTCCACTCGCCGCTGCTCGATCCGATGCTCGCCGAGTTCGGTGACGTGGCGGCCGACCTGTCTTACACGCTCCCGACGGTGCCCGTCTTCTCCGGCGTCACCGGGCGGGAGGCCGACGCGCTCACCGACCCCGCCTACTGGGTGCGGCAGGTCCGGGATGCGGTCCGCTTCCACGACGTGCTCGGCGGGCTCGCAAAGGCGGGCGCCGCCTCGTTCGTCGAGCTAGGGCCCGACGGCGTCCTCAGCGCGCTCGCCGCCCAGGCCGTCGAGGGCGCGGCGATCCCCGCGCTGCGCCGGGACCGGGACGAGGAGGAGACCGTGCTGCTCGCGCTCGGCCACGTGCACGCGCACGGCGGCGCGGTCGCCTGGGAGCGGCTGTTCCCGGAGGCGAAGACCGTCGACCTGCCCGTGTACCCGTTCCAGCGCCGCAGGTTCTGGCTGGAGGCCGACGCGTCCGGCGACGCCTCCGCCTTCGGGCTGGAGCCGACCGGGCACCCGCTGCTGCCCGCCGCGGGTGACCTGCCGGGACAGGACGGCACGGTGCTCACCGGCCGGATCTCCACGGCGGCCCATCCGTGGCTCGCCGACCATGTCGTGCAGGGCGCCGTCGTCGTGCCCGGTACCGCGTTCGTGGAGTTCGCGCTCCGCGCGGGCGCGGCGGCCGGGACACCGGTCGTCGCGGAGCTGGTGATCGAGGCGCCGCTGGTCCTGCCGCCCGGCGCCACCGCCGACCTGCGGGTCGTGCTCGCCGAGCCGGACGGGCACGGCGGCCGCGCGCTGACCGTGCACGCCCGGGTCGGCGCGGAGTGGACCCGGCACGCCCACGGCCGCCTCGCACCCGAGGAACCCGCGCCCGCGCCCGAGGGCGTCGCGGCTCCCGAAGGGGCGGCCCTCGCGGCGACCCCCGAGGAGATCTACGACGCGCTGGCCCGCACCGGGCTGGACTACGGGCCCGCCTTCCAGGGCGTCACCGAGGTGCGGCGCGACGGCCCCGCGCTGGTCGCGGAGGTCTCCCTCGGCGACGCGGAACGGCACTCGGCCGGGAGCTTCGGCCTCCACCCGGCGCTGCTGGACGCGGCCCTGCACCCCGCCGCGCACGCCGCCGACGTGCCGGAAGGCCACTCCCTGCTCCCGTACGCCTGGTACGGCGTCCGCCTTCACGCGCCCGGCGCGGCCGACCTGCGCGTCCGCCTCGACCCGCGCGCCGAGCACGAGTTCACGATCCGCGCGGCCTCGCCCGAGGGCGCGCCGGTCCTCACCGTCGACGCCCTGCGCGCCCGCCCCGTCCCGCTCGGCGGCCTCGCCGCGGCCCCCCGCTCCCTCTACCGCGTCACCTGGGCGAAGGCTCCCGAAGCGCCCGCCGACCCCCTGTCCGTGGACGTCCTCCCGGCCTTCCCCGACCCGGCCGACGACCCGGTCCGCGCGACCCGCGCCCTGACCGCCCAGGTCCTCGCCGCCCTCCAGGCCCACCCCGACGACGCCCCGGCCCTCGCCGTCATCACTCCCGACCCCCGCCACGACCCCGCGGCCTCCGCCGTCTGGGGCCTCGTCCGCGCCGCCCAGGCCGAACGTCCGGGCCGCTATCTCCTGGCCGCCCCGACCACCCCGAAGCCCGAACCCACGGGCTTGGAGACCTCGCCCGGCCCAGCGACCGAGTCAAGCGCATTCGTTCACGGGGATCTCGCGGCTGCGCATGGTGCCGGTCCGTCCCGAACGCCGGAGCCGGAATTCGGTCCGATCGGGCCGGGCGTGCGGTTCGGCGGGCTGCCTGAGGGTGTGCTGCGGGCGTTCGGGGCGGGGGAAACGCAGGTTCTCTTCGGCGAGGACGGGGTGGTGGTGCCCCGGCTGGAGAGGGCCGCCGCGCCCGTCGGGGAGGCCCGGGAGGTCGATCCGGAGGGGCTCGTGCTCGTCACCGGGGGGACCGGGGGCCTGGGGGCCGAGGTCGCGCGGCATCTGGTGACCGCGCGGGGGGTTCGGCGGCTGCTGCTGGCCGGGCGGCGCGGGGCGGGGGCGCCGGGGGCGCTCGCGCTGGTCGCGGAGCTCAACGGGCTGGGGGCCGAGGTCGAGGTCGTCGCGGTCGACGTGTCCGACCGGGCGGCGCTCGCGGCCGTGCTGGAAGGGCGTGAGCCGTCCGCGGTCTATCACCTGGCCGGGGTCGTCGACGACGGGGCGCTGGGGTCGCTGACCGCCGAACGGGTCGCCGGGGTGCTCGCCGCGAAGGCGGACGCGGCCTGGCACCTGCACGAGCTGACCTTGGATCGGGAGCTCGACGCGTTCGTGCTGTTCTCGTCCGTCGCGGGCGTGCTCGGGAGCGCAGGGCAGGGCGGGTACGCGGCCGCCAACGGGTTCCTCGACGGGCTCGCGGCGCTGCGGACCTCGCAAGGACTGCCCGCGCAGTCGCTGGCGTGGGGACTGTGGGAGGGGGAGTCGGGCATCACCGCCCATCTCACCGCCGCGGACCTCGCGCGGGCCGCGCGGCGCGGGGTGCGGGCGCTGCCCGTCGCCGAGGGGCTCGCGCTGCTGGACGCGGCGCGCCGCGACGGCGCGCCGCTGCTCGTCCCGGCCGCGCTCGACCTCACCGCCGAAGACCCCGGGCCGCTGCTGCGCGGGCTCGCCAGGCCGCGCAGGAGGGCCGCCGCGCCCCGCGCCGACGCCGCGGCGCCGACCGGCGAGGCGCTGCTCGACCTCGTCCGGGCGCAGGCCGCGGCCGTGCTGGGCGACCCGTCCGGCGCGGTCCCCGCCGACCGCGCCTTCACCGATCTCGGCCTCGACTCCCTGACGTCGGTGGAACTCCGCGACAGGCTCTCAGCGGCCCTCGGCCGCCGGCTTCCGGCCACGCTGACGTTCGACCATCCGACCCCGGCCGCGCTCGCCGCCGCCCTCGACGCCGAGGCCCGCCCCGTCGGGAAGGAGGCGAGGCGGGCCGCCGCGCCCGACGAACCCATCGCGATCATCGGCATGGCCTGCCGCCTGCCCGGCGGCGTCGCCTCCCCCGAGGAGCTGTGGGACCTCGTCGCCGAAGGCCGCGACGCCGTCACGGGCTTCCCCGACAACCGGGGCTGGGATCTGGAGGGCCTCTACGACCCCGACCCCGACGTCCCGGGCAAATCGACCGTCCGGCACGGCGGGTTCCTGCACGACGCGGGGGAGTTCGACGCCCCCTTCTTCGGCATCTCCCCCAGGGAGGCCCTGGCGACCGACCCCCAGCAGCGCCTCCTCCTGGAGACGTCCTGGGAGGCGTTCGAGCGCGCGGGCATCGACCCGTCCGGGCTACGCGGAAGCCGGACCGGTGTCTTCGCCGGCGTCATGTACCACGACTACACGCCCCGGATAGGCGAGGCCCCCGCGGCCCTGGAGGGATACCTCGCCAACGGGTCCGCAGGCAGCGTCGCGTCCGGCCGGATCTCCTATTCGTTCGGGTTCGAGGGCCCGGCCGTCACCGTCGACACGGCGTGCTCGTCCTCGCTCGTCGCGCTGCACCTCGCCGCGCAGTCGCTGCGCTCGGGCGAGTCCGACCTCGCGCTCGCGGGCGGCGTGGCGATCATGTCGTCGCCCGCGGTGTTCGTGGAGTTCTCCCGGCAGCGCGGTCTTTCCCCCGACGGCAGGTGCAAGGCCTACGCCGACGCCGCCGACGGCACGGGCTGGGCCGAGGGCGTCGCCGTCCTCCTGGTCGAACGCCTGTCGGACGCGGTGCGCAACGGCCACCGGGTCCTCGCGGTCGTCCGCGGCACCGCGGTGAACCAGGACGGCGCGTCCAACGGCCTCACCGCGCCGAACGGGCCCGCCCAGCAGCGCGTCATCCGCCGCGCGCTCGACGCGGCGGGCCTCGGCCCGGCCGACGTGGACGCGGTCGAGGGCCACGGCACGGGCACCAGGCTCGGCGACCCGATCGAGGCCCAGGCCGTGCTCGCGACGTACGGCGGCGAGCGCGCGCACCCGCTGCTGCTGGGGTCCCTGAAGTCGAACATCGGGCACACCCAGGCCGCCGCGGGGGCCGCCGGCGTGATCAAGATGGTCGGCGCGCTCGCCCGGGGCGTCCTGCCGAAGACCCTGCACGTGGACAGCCCGACGGGGCAGGTCGACTGGGACTCGGGCGCGGTCGAGCTGCTCACCGAGCAGCGCGCCTGGCCCGAGACCGGACGGCCGCGCCGCGCCGCGGTGTCGGCGTTCGGGGTGAGCGGCACGAACGCCCACGTCATCCTCGAGCAGGCCCCCGCGGAACCGGAGCCGGAGCCCGGCGCGGACGACCCGGGCGCGCCCTGGCCCGTCTCCGGCCGGACCCCCGCCGCACTCGCCGCCCAGGCCGCCGCCCTAAGCGCGCTAGACGGCTCGGTGAAGACGGTCGACGTGGGCGCGTCCCTGGTACGCGGCCGGTCCGCCTTCGACGAGCGCGCTGTCGTCCTCGCCGACCACCGGACGGCGCTGGCCGCGCTCGCCGAAGGCACGACCCCCGCTCAGGCGGTGCGCGGCAAGGCCGACCTTTCCGGCAAGACGGTCTTCGTCTTCCCCGGCCAGGGCCCGCAGTGGGCCGGGATGGGCGCAGAACTCCTCGACTCCTCACCGGTGTTCGCCGCGAAGATCGCCGAGGCCGCCCGCGCCCTCGCCCCGCACACCGACTTCGACCTCGAAGCGGTCCTGCGCACCGGCGACGGGCTCGACCGGGTCGAGGTCGTGCAGCCCGCGCTGTGGGCGGTGAACGTCGCGCTGGCCGACGTGTGGCGGGCGCAGGGGGTCGTCCCCGCCGCAGTCGTCGGGCACAGCCAGGGCGAGATCGCGGCCGCCGTCGTCGCCGGGGCGCTGTCCCTGGAGGACGGGGCCAGGGTCGTCGCGCTGCGCAGCCGGGCGCTCCGCGCGCTCGCCGGGACGGGCGGGATGGCCGCCCTGGAGACGACCAGGGAGGAGGCCGAGGAGCGGATCGCCGGGCGGGACGCGGCGGTCGCCGCCGTCAACGCGCCCCGCGCGACGGTGCTGGCCGGGAGCCGCGCGGACCTGGAGGCGATCGTCGCCGAGGTGACGGCCTCGGGACGCCGCGCCCGGCTCATCGACGTCGACTACGCCTCGCACTCCCCGCACGTCGCGGCGATCGAGTCCGACGTGCTGGCGGCCCTCGCCGGGGTGCGGCCCGCGCCGTCGGAGATCCCGATCCTGTCCACGGTGACGGCCGACTGGATCGACACCACGGCGCTCGACGCCTCCTACTGGTTCGCCAACCTCCGCTCCGAGGTCAGGTTCGCCGACGCCGTCCGGGTCCTGGCCGAGGCGGGGCACGACGCCTTCGTCGAGGTCAGCCCGCATCCCGTCACCGTCTCGGCGCTCCAGGAGACGCTGGAGGACGCGGGCCGCCCCGAGGCGGTCGCCGCCGGGACGCTGCGGCGCGGCGAGGGAGGCACCGGCCGCTTCCTGCGGTCGGCCGCCGAGCTGTGGGTGCGCGGCGTTCCCGTGGACTGGCGGCCCGCACTGGACGGGGGCGTAGACACCCCGCTGCCTACGTACCGGTTCCAGCGCGCGCGCTATTGGCTGGAGCAGGACCACACGGGAGGCGGGACGGTCCGCGCCGACCTGCCCGCCGAGCCCGCCCCGCAGAGCTCCCCGCACGCCTTCGCCGGGCTCGCGGGCGAGGACCTGGACGAGGCGCTCACCCGCCTCGTCCGGGCCGAATCCGCCGCCGTGCTCGGGCTCGCCGGGCCCGCCGAGGTCGAGGAGGGCCGCGCCTACCGCGACGTCGGCCTCGACTCCCTGGCCGCGGTCGACCTGCGCAACCGGCTCGGCGCCGCGACCGGCCTCCGGCTGCCCGCGACCCTCGTCTTCGACCACCCGACGCCCCGGGACATCACCGCGTTCCTCCGCGCGGAACTGGGCGGCCAAGGCGGCGGGGTCGCCTTCCCGTCGCTCGACGCCTCGGTCGCCTACCTGGAGGAGGCGTTCGCCGCCCTGGACGCCGCCGACCCCGGCCGCGCCGGACTCGTCGCGAGGCTCCGCGCCCTCCTGGACGGCGGCCGCCGCGACGCGGGCGAGGTCGACCTCGACACGGCCACCGACGACGAGCTCTTCGAGCTCATGGACAACTTGTAG